AGTGAGACCAAGAATTCTTATAGTGGTGATAATGGTGTAATAGAGTTTGAAGTAGGTGCTGGGGGAAATAAAATAGCTGTAAATGTAACTGGAGATAAAGTTTTTAATGTAGATTCGACAGGAATTTCTCAACTTCTTACTGTGATGGATAAACTAAAAAATGCATTAGACTCGGGAGATCACCAGGCTGTAAGTAATTTAATAGCTGATGTAGATAAACAATTAGAAAATGTACTGGCTGTAAGAGCAGATGTAGGCGCAAAATCAAACAGACTTGACCTTATACAAAATAGGCTCCAAGATGATAATTATAACTTTACGGCTTTACTTTCAAAAAATGAAGATGTAGATTTAGCGCAGGTTATTACAAATCTTCAAATGGATGAAAATGTCTATAGAGCTTCTTTAGCAGCAGGTGCGCGCATTATACAGCCCAGCCTCATAGACTTTTTAAGGTGATAATATGAGCATAGTGATACATCAGACTTTTGGCAGGATAGGTATAAATACTACTCCTGCCCAAATTTCTATAGAAAGCCCAAAAGCAGACCTTGAAATAAAACAAATACCTGCGAAAATGGAAATAGACCAAAAACTTCCTCAAGTATATATAGACCAATATCAGTGTTTTTATGAATCAGGGCTTAAAAGTATTTTTGACCTTGTCCATGATGAAGCCCAGATGAGCAAACAAATAGCTCTTGAAGCAATAGGTAAAATTGCTGAAGAGGGGCGTTTTCTTGCCTCTATAGAAAACCATCAAAATGCTATTGCAGAGTTAGCTAAAAAAGCGATGGAGCATGAGGTTACATTTACAATTGACCTCATGCCAAAATCAAGACCTAAAATATGGTTTGAGGGATATTTAAACATAAATTGGGAATTAGGCGGTGCAGAAATAAAAGCAATACCACATAAACCTCAAATATCCGCAATACCAGGCCATATAAACATTTACATGAGACAATATCCCTCAATAAAAATAGAATATGTGGGAAACAATTTTGATAAAACGGTTTAGCTTTTATTGTTTCCCTGTTTTCCCTATAGGAATACCTATAAAACCCGAATATGAAAGTGAGGAACTGATTATGCAAATAAATACAAAAAACTTTGGCATAATAGAATACAATCCTGATGACGTCATTTACTTTGAAGAAGGAATACCGGGCTTTGAAAACTTGCACAATTTTTTAATAATCACTGACAACAGAGAAGACATGCCTTTTAAATGGCTTCAAGCAATTGATAATACAGATATAGCGTTTGTAGTTATTGACCCTAGAGTTTTTAAACCTAATTATACCTTTGAAATTGATGAAGAATTAATACAAGCTCTTCAAATAGAGGATGTGAACCACCTTCTCATATACGTAATTGTAGTAATCCCCGATGAAATAGAAAAAATGACAGCAAACCTAAAAGCCCCTATAATTATAAATGCTAAAAATAACAAAGGTAAACAAGTCATTCTTGACAATGACGAATACCTCATAAAACATCCAATATTGGAGGAACTCAAAAATGCTTATTCTAACGCGTAAAGTAGGTCAAGCCATAATTATAGGGGAAGACATAGAAATTAAAATATTAGAAATTGTTGATGGCCAAATAAAATTGGGGATTACTGCGCCAAAAAATATATCTGTTTTAAGAAAAGAACTTATAGAAATCAAAGACGAAAACTTAAAAGCCGCATCTGTAAACAAAGAAGCTTTGAGTAAAATAGAAAAATTTATTAAAAAACGCTAAAGTAAATTAAAAATATATCGATATATATAGTGGAAACAAAAGATAAAGCAGTTGGCCAACTGTGGACTTTAAAAACTTAAAAAGGCAAGGATGCCAAATAAAAAATTCAAGGAGGAAGGATTATGATTATCAACCACAACTTAAGTGCTTTAAACGCATGGAGAGCACTTTCAATTAATACTGCCAACACACAAAAATCATTAGAGAAGCTCTCATCAGGTTACAGAATCAACAGAGCAGGAGATGACGCAGCAGGTCTTGCAATTTCAGAAAAAATGAGAGCACAAATAGCTGGACTTAATCAGGCTCAAAGAAATGCTCAAGACGGTATATCTTTAATTCAGACAGCAGAAGGTGCATTGAATGAGACACAGGCAATACTTCAGAGAATGAGAGAATTAGCTGTTCAATCCGCAAATGACACTAACACAGCATCAGATAGGGCACAAATTCAAAAAGAAATAGATCAATTAGCACAGGAACTTGGCCGTATAGGGCGAACTACTGAATTTAATACACAAAAACTTTTAGATGGTAGTTTCAAAGGTATTTTCCAAATTGGTGCGAATGAAAATCAAAACTTGTCACTTACAATAAATGATATGCGAGGTTATGCTTTACAGATAGTTGGAGGTGTTACTTACAATATCACAGGTACCTTTTCAGCAGCAGCAAGTGGTTCGTTAATTAGTAATGGTACTTATACTGTTTCATATGATGGAACTAAATATCTTTTAAAAGACCAAGCAGGCAATACTGTTGCGACCAGTACAGATGGTAAGAGTTATACAAATACAGCAGGCGACACGATTAGTTTTAGTGATCCGGTTATCTCTGGGCAGATTACAATTAATGGTACAAATGCAACGGGTGTAGCTACGGTCACCAATAATGGTTTAGATGCAGGCACTTACACCTATGATTTCACAAATAAAGTTCTTAAAAACGCTTCTGGTGAAGTCATTGGCAAGAGCACAGATGGCAAAACGTTTGTAGACCTGCAGGGTAATACTTTATTTACGCTAGGAGCTGCAGTAACTGCAGATACTACTTTTACTATTGGTGGAATTGATGTTACAACACAAAGTGCAGCGAATGCAGCTATTACTAAAATTCAATCAGCTATTGATAAAGTATCTACAGAACGTTCTAAACTTGGTGCATATCAGAATAGACTTGAACATACAATCAATAACCTTGGCACAGCAGCAGAAAACCTGACAGCAGCAGAATCTCGTATAAGAGATGTAGACATGGCAAAAGAAATGATGGAATTCACAAAGAACAATATACTCAACCAAGCAGCGACAGCAATGCTTGAGAGAATGGCTGCATAAGCCATTTCTCACAGGCGTCCTGAGAAGCAATTCTCAGGAGTATCACCGGGTGAATTGCTGGAAAAGTCTTAAAGCCCTTTATACCACAGCATAGCCGGAAACGGCAGGTGCGATGGTTTGAAAAATAAAGGGATTGGCCAACCAGCAGCCAAGCCCCTGTGCCGAAAGGCTGGGGAAGGTTCAACGACCAGGACATACCACCTAAGGGCGTAAAGCCTATGGCGATGAAGTCCGTAGGGTTAGCGATTTAACCCGAAGCGCCCGGCTCCTACCAGAATAAGTGACTGGTAGGATGAAGATATGGTCTATCCGGTTTCCGAAAGGAACCGGCCTGGAGAGCTCAGGCAAATCAGTTACCACAAACAGTATTGCAATTACTCAGATAACACTAAAGGGAGGCTTTGCCTCCCTCAAATCATATTTTTGGCTTTTAAGTCTCTTATTTTCCATACTATACCCCAATACGTTCTATTTAACTTATTAGCAATTTCTTTATCTGAGAAACCTCTTCTTTTAAAGTCAATAATTTTGTCTATCTCATCATTTGTATACGAAAGAAATTTCCGGCTATAAAAATTACTTAAATTTATTCTTTCATCGCTTTTACTTTCTTTAAGGATTCTTTTATCAATATTCCATTTATAATCCATTTTGCTTATTTGAGAGACGTAGGGTTTCACAACATCTATAAAATTAAAAATTTCTTCTCTTTTCCCAAGTGTTAAAATATATTTTTTTCCATCTGGATGTCGTTTTAAATTGAATCTAATATTAAAAGTTTTATAAATGTGTTCTTGCAATATAATATTTTCTTCTTCACTAAAATTCAGTGTATATAATGTTATAATAGGGTTAACAGTTATATTAGGTTTATTATTTTTTGAAATAACCAAAGTACCATCATCCATATATAAACATGCAAGCCCTACTGGTTCATTGAGCAATTTGATGTTGTCATAAGTGATTGTTTTCTTTTTATTAATATAAAATTTTTCATACAAAGCAGAGAATATTGGATGTGATATTGATTTTAAAGTGTTATTTTTATTAATTTTGAATCCTAAATCTTTTAGTTGTGTACATTTCCATAATCTATATTCATATTGTTCTTGACAAAAGTGTTCTCTATAATAAGCATTTCTGCCTCTTGGTGCATATGACAAATTTCCATCACCTAAAATACTACCGACAATTATATTTAATTGATAATTGGTTGGATGTAAATCTGGAATACTCGAGAGATATTTAGTTTCTTTTGCTTTTAAAAGTAATTCATGCTGTTTTTTCATATACTCTTTACTTTTTCTGATATTATATTTTGATGCCAATCTCCTGACTGATTGCTCAGATATACCGAGATACTTTGCTAAAACTTTATTGTCTGTACTTGGATAAAATTTTTGCAAATATTCTAATTTGTCCATAAAATCATCAGCCCTTCAGATTATTTTTAACTTTATTATAACATAAATGTAGCTATAGCGGTAAAAACCAAATTTATCATTAACATTAGGAGAAATTGCGAACAACTCTTTTTTACTTTAGGAATTGATGGTATAAGTATTTTAAAAAATTATAATGGAGTAGATTTTTATGGAAATTAATGTAATTCTCTATAATGTAGGTTGGATTATTGGTATTTTAAATGTAAAGTAAATTAAAGTTTTTGAAAGGCAGAGATATTTTTAAATTTATTTTTTCTCTGGCAGATGCTTTTACTTTTAGGGAATTCCAACAAAGTTTTTGAGAAAGTAAAGGGGAAAGCGAAAGATCTTAAGGATACCGAATAGTATTTGTGAGTAACTTTATGAGTCATTATTTCAATGGCAAAGATTCTTCGCATCCCCTTCACAATTTTACTACACTATAGAAATTTTATAATCTTTTAGCCACATATTTATTTGTACGAGGTAAGCGAAGAGTTGGGCGGAGCCCATAAGCTGTGAAAACCAGGCAGGGTCATAAGCTTTTGCATCTGTTTCTATAAGTTCTACGATTGCTTTTTTATCTACAAGCTGTAATAAAGGCGATGTACTGTCATCAATTATTTGTTTTAGCCATTCTTTAACGATGTTTTTAAATACTGGATTGTGTGTTTTAGGGTAAGGACTCTTTTTTCTTTCAATTACTTCCTCTGGGATGTAACCTTTTAGAGCGTATCTAAGTATTCCTTTTTCCCTTCCGTTGAGATTTTTCATTTCCCACGGTATATTCCATACATATTCTACAAGCCTGTAGTCTAAAAAAGGTACTCTTGCTTCAAAACCTACTGCCATACTCATTCTATCCATTCTATCAAGAAGCATGGGCATAAATCTTGTTATGTTAAGGTAAAACATTTCCCTCATTCGAGCATTATAGGGGTCTTCTCCATTCAGCTTTGGCACTTCATTTAAAGCTTCATTATATCTATCATTTAAGTATTCTATAGGTCTTATATATTTTACAACTTCTGGCAAAAGCAATTTCATGCGTTCATTGACCATTCTTATCCATGGGAAGGTGTGACTTTCAATTGCTTCTTTGTTTCTAAACCAGGGATAACCTCCAAAAACTTCATCAGCACCTTCTCCTGATAGAGCGACTGTGGCTCCTTTTTTTACTTCTTTTAAAAATAGATATAAAGATGAATCTATATCTGCCATACCAGGAAGGTCTCGAGCGTACAAGGCTGGCTTTAGAGCATGTGCAAGTTCTTTATTATCTATAAATACATAGTTATGGTTTGTGTCAAGTTTATTTGCAACAAATTTTACCCAGTCTGCGTCAGAGTTTGGTTGAAATTCGTTTGGCGTAAAATATTTATCATTACCCACATAATCTACAGAGTATGTTAGAAGTTTTTGACCTTTTTGTTTTAATTCTTCATTTGCGAAGAAAGATACAGCAGTTGAATCAAGTCCACCTGATAGCAATGAACATAAAGGTACGTCTGAAACAAGCTGCCTCACTGAAGAATCTTTAAGGAGATACCTTATTTTTTCCCCTGTTTTCTCAAGGTCATCTTCATGGGGAAGACTTTGTAATGACCAGTATTTGCTTATGTTTGCTCCATTTTTAGTGAATATGAGGTAATGCCCGGCTTTTAATTCTTTAATGTCTTTAAAGACACCACATCCAGGAGTTCTTGAAGGTCCCATTACAAATATTTCTGCAAGACCTTGTGAGTCTATCTCTGGTTTTACATGAGGATGTGCTAATATTGCTTTAATCTCTGAACCGAATATCAAAGACCCGTTTCTAATGGTATAAAATAGTGGCTTTATTCCGAGATGGTCCCTGGCAATAAAAAGCCTATTTTGCACTTCATCCCATATTGCAAAAGCAAATATTCCATTAAATTTTTTAACACATAAAGGACCCCATTCTATATAAGATGTCAAAATAATTTCAGTATCTGAACGGGTTTTAAAAGTATATCCCAAGGATATGAGTTCGTTTTTCAATTCATCCATATTGTAGAGTTCTCCATTGTGGATGATGACAAAATTTTTTTCACCGTATTTTTTTATCATTGGTTGACTTCCACTTTCTGGATCTATTACAATTAATCGACGATGACCTAAAGCACAATGTTTTGACAACCATATTCCAGAACCGTCAGGTCCTCTTTTTTTAAGAGTGTCTGTCATTTTTTCGATTACTTCATTTTGAAGTGATAAGTCCATATCAAAGTTAACCCATCCCGTTATTCCACACATAAAAATCCTCCTAAAATTTAAATCTATAAGTAAATATATTCTCTTTTTTTGCCATTGATACATGTTATAATTTTCTAATGAACTTTTAATTTCTACATGATATAATAAAAACATAAATGTTTTAGGAGGATGCGGCTTATATGGAGAAAGTGATAAAAGAGCATTATTACGAAGAAAACGACATTGCTGAAAGAATAAAGCTTTTAAAAAAGAAATTAAATGAATGCAATATAGAGCTTCCTAAAGCTTTAGAGCTGAGCCGTGAATTAGACGAATTGATTGTCATGTACATGAAAAGAGAAAAACAAGTAAAACAGGTAAAATAAAGTGCTGTTTTACTTGTTTTTCTCTTTGCGTGAAAATTACCGAACATCTAGCCGAAAGCTTCGCAACTTGTGGCGGAGATGAAGGCTTATTTTTTTGTTTCCTATTGATTTTTGATATTATATAATAAAATCAAAAGGATTGATAATATGGTAAGCCAGTATAAAAGTACAAGACATGAAGACATGCAAAATAAATTATCATTTTATATGGATACCAAAATATAGAAGAAAAGTATTGGATAATCCTCAAGTTGTGGAGTTAATAAGAGATACCATTAAAGAATTGTCTATTCAGTATCAGTTTGAAATTATAGCTTTAGAAGTTATGCCTGATCATATACACCTTTCAATTAGCGCTGCTCCTAAATACAGTCCTTCCGAGCTTATAAACAAAATAAAAGGAGTAACCGGTTTTAAAATAGCAAAACAATTTCCACAATTAAAAGCGCATGGAAAGATATGGACTAACTCATATTTTTGTGCAACAACAGGAAATGTTAGTACGAAAATTATAAAAAAATATATTGAAGAGCAGTGGTCTAAAATAAAGTGAGGTAATAAAATTATGAAGAAAAATACACCTTCTTTTGTTTTGACACTAAGATTAGATACACAAAAATACCAAGAAGATATTTTGAATAAGAGAATGGAAATAGCAAGACAAATCTATAATGCATGTTTAAGAGAAGCATACAAAAACTACAGAACTATGTCTATAACAAAGAAGTATAGAGAGTTAATGGCTAATATACAAAAAGAAGAAGATAAAGAAAAATTAAAGATCTGCTATACAGATTTAAAAACATTAAAAATTGACTACAACTTAACAGTTTCATACATGGACAAATTTGTAGCACCTATGCAGAAGAAATTCAAAAAAAATATTGATAGCCACACAGCGCAAAAGCTGGCAAAAAGAGCTCTTTCAGCCGTAGAAAAATTAATATATGGTAATGCAGAAAAAGTAAATTTCAAAAAATACGGAGCAGATATTGCATTAGAAGGTAAAAATAATAAAGCAGGAATTAGATACAAAGACGGCTATATAGAATGGCTCGGTTTAAAAATACCGGTTGTTGTAAAACCAAATGATAAATATGCTCAACTTGCAATACAAAGTCGTGTAAAATATTGCAGGATTATTAGAAAGTACATAGGCAACAAATATAAATATTATGTTCAATTGATCTTAGAGGGAATTCCACCTCAAAAGAAAAATAAAGACGGAACTTTAAAACTTCTACTTGGAAAAGGTACAGTTGGCATTGACCCCGGAGTACAAACAGAGGCTGTAGTATCTGATACAGAAGTAAAACTTTTAGAATTGGCCCCTGATATTGAAAATATTGACAAAAAAGTTGCCGGATTGCAACGTAAACTTGATAGAAGCAGGCGTGCTACCAATCCGGAAAACTTTAATGAAGATGGTACTGTTAAAAAAGGAACGAAAAATAAATGGATAAAAAGCAAAAATTATATAAAAACCCTTTTAAAATTAAAAGAACTAAATCATAAGAGAAAAGCAAAAAAAATACAAAGTCATAATAAACTAGCTAATTATATACTTTCATTGGGTGATAATTTTATTGTGGAAGACATGAATTATAAAGCCTTGCAGAAGAGAAAAAAAGAAACAGAAATTAACCCCAAAACAGGGAAATATAAATCTAAAAAAAGATTCGGCAAATCTATACTGTATAAATCACCGGGGCTGTTTTTAACAATTTTAGATAGGAAACTTCATTATTTTAATAAAGAACTTATAAAAGTATCGCCCAAGGAAATAAAAGCTAGTAAATACAATCACTTAACCAACACGTATGAAGAAAAAAGCTTAAGTGAAAGATGGAACTATTTTGAGTATAACGGTAAGCAAATAAAAGTTCAAAGGGATTTGTATTCTGCATTTTTGCTGCAAAATGTTGAAGATAATAAGATTAACAGAGAAAAATGCATAGAAAAATTTGATAATTTTTTGAGACTGCACGATAAGGAAATTGAAAGATTAAGAAAAATGAAATTTGAAAACAATAAAAAGTTATTAGCAAGCATGGGAATATAAAAACAAAGTTGGTACAAAAGTACGCGGGGATCTAGACTCGATGCCCCGTTAAAGCTATCGATAATACCTCATTAGAGGTATAGATAGCAAAGTCTGTTGAACAAGGGCCAGTGTCTGTGTGTCTTCGTGACCACAGAAGAAGCTCTTAAGTAAACAGAACCCTCGCCACTTGTGGCGGGGAGTAGTCAGATAAAAAAATTTAAACTTTTTAAAATATATGTCGATATTTATAATAGCAAAAAGGGAAGTTGTTACAAATGATAAATTTTTATTCCAGGAGGTAATAACGGCATGTTGCAGGGGATAAGTACTGCGGGAACGGGGCAAGTAAATTCGCAGTTTAAAAGAGATAGTGCGTTAGTAGAGGAAATAAAAGCAGTAAAAGATATACTTAGTAAACCTGTGGATGAAGCTAAACTTAATAGTGAGCTTAATAAAGAAAATAGGAAAATAAGCATTAACGATCATACATATTTTGAATTTTCTGTACACAAGCCTACAAACACAATAGTGGTCAAAATTGTTGATAGCGATACAAATGAAGTTATTGACGAGATTCCTCCTGAAAAAATACTTGACCTTGTGGCAGGATTATGGAAAATAGCTGGACTTTTTGTGGATAGAAAAATATAGTTGGGGGTATGAAAAATGGATCCAATAAGTATGAATAGCTACAATGTGAGCAATTTATTGAGAATCAGTGGTCTTGCGACAGGACTCGATACTGATTCTATGGTACAGCAGCTTATGAAGGCTGCAAGTATACCTCTTGATAAATTAGAACAACAAAAGCAATGGTATCAATGGCAGCAAGAGGATTTAAGGGATATAAACGCACAGCTTATGTCACTCCGAAATGACATTGTTTTTAAGCTCAAACTACAGGGGACTTTTATGGCAAAAACTGTTACATCGTCAAATCCTTCAGTTGCAACGGCTACAGCAGGTGTAAATGCGATAAATGGAACTTATACTATATCAGTAACGCAATTAGCTCAAGCTGCGACAACTGCAAGTACAGATAAAATTGGTGCTGCAACTAAAAATTCTGATGGAACATATACGTATAATACACTTAATAATACAGGAAACGATATATATCTTTATTTAAAGGGATTAGACGGTACAAATAAACAAATAGTAATAAAAAATGGTGCAACAATAAATGATGTAGTTGCTGCTATAAATGCTCAGACTAATGCGACAGGCGTAATTGCTACATATGATCCGGGTTTAGATAGGCTGTTTTTGGTATCAAATTTTACTGGAGCAAATTCAAAGATTGATTTTAGTGGTACAAATGTTGATGGAGCAAATTTTTTAGCAAACAAGCTAAAAATTAATATTGCGCAATTAAGCAGCAGTGCTGCTTTAGGTCTTGGAGGAAATAGTGGTATTGTAAACAATACTGGAAGCGATATATCACTGCAATTGAATGGTAAAACAATAATCGTAGCAAAGGGTGCAACTGTACAGAACTTCGTAGATGCTATAAATGCTGCTGGAGCAAATGTTACGGCTTCGTATGATTCTACATCAGATAAAGTAATATTAACCGCAAGCGCTGGTTATTCAATAGATTTTACAGGAACAGGGCCTGACGGAATGAATTTGCTTAACAACACGTTAAAACTAACAATATCTTCGATTTCAGCACAAGGACAAGATGCCAAATTTACTTTTAACGGTGTTCAAATGACAAGTTCAACTAACAATGTCACAGTAGCAGGAATAAATATTACCCTCACAGGAACAACTAATAGTACAACAACTTTATCCGTTTCAACAGATGTTGACAAAATATATAACTCTATAAAAAGCTTTGTTGATAGCTACAATGATATAATTACAAAGATTAATACAAAACTTACAGAAAAAAGATATTACGATTATCCACCTTTGACTTCTGAACAAAAACAAGCTATGAAAGACAGTGACATAACATTATGGGAACAAAAAGCCCGCTCTGGGGATTTGGCTAATGACGAAACTCTTATGCAACTATATTACTCCATGAGAAAAGTTGTTTCATCTACAGTTTCTGGTGTAGGCTCTTTAAGTTCAATTGGTATTACTACAGGCCAATGGTATGAGGGTGGGAAATTGTACATTGATGAGACTAAGCTTAGAGATGCTATCGCAAATAATCCTGATACTGTAATGAAGATATTTTCAGGTGTTTATCAGACAGATTCTAATGGAAACACTACTTTGGTTACTAAAGGCATTGCACAAAGTTTGTATGATACCTTAAACAGTGGCATTGATGCCATAACTCAAAAAGCAGGTAGTACCACACAGCTTTATGATACAAGTTTTATAGGAAACAGAATAAGAGAAATAGATGATAGGATTGCTCAAATGCAAGATTATCTAAATAACCTTGAACAGAGATATTATGCACAATTTACACAGTTAGAGATGTATGTAAGCCAAATGAATTCACAAAGTGCGTGGCTAAGCCAGCAAATTGGTGTTATGACGAAATAAAAGGGGGGTGCAGCAATGGTAAATCCGTATCAGCAATATAAAGAGAATGCAATTTTGACTGCCAGTCCTGAAGAGCTTGTTTTAATGCTTTATAATGGTATAGTAAGGTTTATAGAAGAAGCAAAAGGGGCGATAGAAAAAAAAGATTACATGGCAGCTAATAACAGCATACAGAGGGCACAAGACATTATTACAGAGCTTATGCTTACCTTGGATATGAATTATGACATATCTAAAAACTTGTACAGCCTCTATGACTATATGTTAAGAAGATTAATTGATGCTAATGTAAAAAAAGACGTGGTAATTTTGGAAGAAGTAAAAGGGTTTGCAATAGAATTAAGGGATACTTGGAGTGTAGCTCTTAATAAAGTTAGAGAGAAAGTCTACGCGAAGGGTTGATGAGATGCATAATAATGTAGAAAAGCTTACTCAAATTGTACAGGATAAAATTCAAAGATTGAAAGAACTTTATGAGATTACTGAAAAAATAGGTGTATCTATAGCTTCTAACAATTTAGAAGAATTGAAGAATTTACTTACTACAAAGCAAAAAATTATAGAAGAAATTGACAAATTAGACGCTGATTTTATCCCTTTGTATAATACTTTTAAAAAGCAAAATAAAGTGGAAAGTATTTTTGCTTTGGAAGGGAAAGTTACAGGAGAAATAAGTAAATTGAAGGCACTCTTTATAGAAACAAAAGCCCTTTTGGAAAAATTAAAAGAGAAAGACGATAAAAATCTTCAAAATATAATTGCTGTTTTCGAAAAAATAGAAAACAAATTAGAGGAATTGTCAAAGAATAAAGAAGGGTATATAGAATATCTTAAATACTATACACCTGACAGTTATTTTTTAGATAAAAAACGTTAAAAGAAGCGGCAAATCGCCGCTTCTTTAAATTTTAAATTTATTTATTGTACTCATCAAGGTATTTGCAATATTGCTCAAATCTTGTGCGGATTTTGATATTTCTTCTATTGCAGTTTTTTGTTCCTCTGTTGCAGAAGATATTTCTTGGGTAGAGGCAGCAGCTTCTTCTGTTACTGCGGCGATATTTTGTATGGAATCTAACATTTCACTTCTGCTTTGAGAAATTTTCACCATTGAGTCATTGAGTTTATTAAGCTCCTCTACGATTCGATTTACTGCTTGCTGAATGCCGTAGAAAGTATGAACTGTTTTTGCTAAAGATTCATTTTGTTTTTCTATAGAAGCACTTGCTTGTTCTACTACTTTATGGGTATCATCAATGTTTTGCTGTATTTCTTTTATAATAGTTTCAATATTTTTAGCGGCTTCAGAAGACTGATTTGCCAATTTTCTCACTTCCTCGGCTACTACAGCAAAACCGCGACCGGCTTCTCCTGCACGGGCTGCTTCAATTGCAGCATTTAATGATAAAAGATTGGTTTGGTCAGCTATTGCGGTTATTGTTTCTACAATTTTTCCTATTTCATGAGATTTTTTCTTTAAATAGGAAGTAGATTCTTTCACTTTGCTGTGCATTAGTTCTGTGACTTTAGTCTTTTCGCTTAATTCTTTTATATTTTCTAATCCAGTATTTGCTGCTTTTGTTACAGAATCAGTTTCTTCATTTATATTCATTGAATTTTTCATTGTCACATCTAAATTTTGACTTAACAAATTGGTAATAGTTGCAGCTTTTTCAGCTTCTTTTGCTTGCTCCTG
The sequence above is a segment of the Thermoanaerobacter ethanolicus JW 200 genome. Coding sequences within it:
- the flgL gene encoding flagellar hook-associated protein FlgL is translated as MRITDNMLITNFLNNYNNNLERLQKNQNMLSTGKRISRPSDDPVAVATSLRIRTDMTRNDAYTKNADDAKSWLDITDTALSQLNDLLQRTRELAVEGSNGTLTQTDMQKIANEIEQLKAQMIQVGNTQYNGRYIFAGFKTTTQPFSETKNSYSGDNGVIEFEVGAGGNKIAVNVTGDKVFNVDSTGISQLLTVMDKLKNALDSGDHQAVSNLIADVDKQLENVLAVRADVGAKSNRLDLIQNRLQDDNYNFTALLSKNEDVDLAQVITNLQMDENVYRASLAAGARIIQPSLIDFLR
- a CDS encoding DUF6470 family protein yields the protein MSIVIHQTFGRIGINTTPAQISIESPKADLEIKQIPAKMEIDQKLPQVYIDQYQCFYESGLKSIFDLVHDEAQMSKQIALEAIGKIAEEGRFLASIENHQNAIAELAKKAMEHEVTFTIDLMPKSRPKIWFEGYLNINWELGGAEIKAIPHKPQISAIPGHINIYMRQYPSIKIEYVGNNFDKTV
- the fliW gene encoding flagellar assembly protein FliW, with translation MQINTKNFGIIEYNPDDVIYFEEGIPGFENLHNFLIITDNREDMPFKWLQAIDNTDIAFVVIDPRVFKPNYTFEIDEELIQALQIEDVNHLLIYVIVVIPDEIEKMTANLKAPIIINAKNNKGKQVILDNDEYLIKHPILEELKNAYSNA
- the csrA gene encoding carbon storage regulator CsrA codes for the protein MLILTRKVGQAIIIGEDIEIKILEIVDGQIKLGITAPKNISVLRKELIEIKDENLKAASVNKEALSKIEKFIKKR
- a CDS encoding flagellin N-terminal helical domain-containing protein, giving the protein MIINHNLSALNAWRALSINTANTQKSLEKLSSGYRINRAGDDAAGLAISEKMRAQIAGLNQAQRNAQDGISLIQTAEGALNETQAILQRMRELAVQSANDTNTASDRAQIQKEIDQLAQELGRIGRTTEFNTQKLLDGSFKGIFQIGANENQNLSLTINDMRGYALQIVGGVTYNITGTFSAAASGSLISNGTYTVSYDGTKYLLKDQAGNTVATSTDGKSYTNTAGDTISFSDPVISGQITINGTNATGVATVTNNGLDAGTYTYDFTNKVLKNASGEVIGKSTDGKTFVDLQGNTLFTLGAAVTADTTFTIGGIDVTTQSAANAAITKIQSAIDKVSTERSKLGAYQNRLEHTINNLGTAAENLTAAESRIRDVDMAKEMMEFTKNNILNQAATAMLERMAA
- a CDS encoding LAGLIDADG DNA endonuclease, translated to MDKLEYLQKFYPSTDNKVLAKYLGISEQSVRRLASKYNIRKSKEYMKKQHELLLKAKETKYLSSIPDLHPTNYQLNIIVGSILGDGNLSYAPRGRNAYYREHFCQEQYEYRLWKCTQLKDLGFKINKNNTLKSISHPIFSALYEKFYINKKKTITYDNIKLLNEPVGLACLYMDDGTLVISKNNKPNITVNPIITLYTLNFSEEENIILQEHIYKTFNIRFNLKRHPDGKKYILTLGKREEIFNFIDVVKPYVSQISKMDYKWNIDKRILKESKSDERINLSNFYSRKFLSYTNDEIDKIIDFKRRGFSDKEIANKLNRTYWGIVWKIRDLKAKNMI
- the asnB gene encoding asparagine synthase (glutamine-hydrolyzing) codes for the protein MCGITGWVNFDMDLSLQNEVIEKMTDTLKKRGPDGSGIWLSKHCALGHRRLIVIDPESGSQPMIKKYGEKNFVIIHNGELYNMDELKNELISLGYTFKTRSDTEIILTSYIEWGPLCVKKFNGIFAFAIWDEVQNRLFIARDHLGIKPLFYTIRNGSLIFGSEIKAILAHPHVKPEIDSQGLAEIFVMGPSRTPGCGVFKDIKELKAGHYLIFTKNGANISKYWSLQSLPHEDDLEKTGEKIRYLLKDSSVRQLVSDVPLCSLLSGGLDSTAVSFFANEELKQKGQKLLTYSVDYVGNDKYFTPNEFQPNSDADWVKFVANKLDTNHNYVFIDNKELAHALKPALYARDLPGMADIDSSLYLFLKEVKKGATVALSGEGADEVFGGYPWFRNKEAIESHTFPWIRMVNERMKLLLPEVVKYIRPIEYLNDRYNEALNEVPKLNGEDPYNARMREMFYLNITRFMPMLLDRMDRMSMAVGFEARVPFLDYRLVEYVWNIPWEMKNLNGREKGILRYALKGYIPEEVIERKKSPYPKTHNPVFKNIVKEWLKQIIDDSTSPLLQLVDKKAIVELIETDAKAYDPAWFSQLMGSAQLFAYLVQINMWLKDYKISIV
- a CDS encoding Spo0E family sporulation regulatory protein-aspartic acid phosphatase, with amino-acid sequence MEKVIKEHYYEENDIAERIKLLKKKLNECNIELPKALELSRELDELIVMYMKREKQVKQVK